Proteins found in one Macaca mulatta isolate MMU2019108-1 chromosome Y, T2T-MMU8v2.0, whole genome shotgun sequence genomic segment:
- the LOC144329361 gene encoding uncharacterized protein LOC144329361, which produces MATKAKAAKGTSTPRRADTPSRRNLGGRSRRRGRPFPHPRLKDHNGILFQIPPSKWRLRLPTTLSILPSSRRLLSAILPPVPPPLRGHLHSENRPSRPPAFTSRLQPSPPRQASPPCRALGLQWFDPRSTNRLPNKQATFSHPCPLTERTSASSQGGRIIPRPNCGLLGACSAPSATPAGLAREGALRDADQATSKLLRAH; this is translated from the coding sequence ATGGCGACAAAGGCAAAGGCCGCCAAGGGAACGAGCACGCCCCGTCGCGCAGACACGCCGTCGCGCCGGAATCTGGGCGGCCGCAGCCGCCGCCGCGGCCGCCCTTTTCCCCATCCCCGGCTCAAGGATCATAACGGAATTCTTTTCCAGATACCGCCTTCAAAATGGCGGCTCCGCCTCCCGACAACACTTTCAATACTCCCCAGCAGCAGGCGCCTACTATCCGCCATCTTGCCCCCGGTCCCTCCTCCCCTTCGCGGACATTTACATAGCGAAAATAGGCCCAGCAGGCCTCCGGCCTTCACCTCACgcctgcagccttcgcctcctcGCCAGGCCTCGCCCCCGTGCCGCGCCCTGGGTCTGCAGTGGTTCGACCCCAGGTCCACCAACCGCCTTCCGAACAAACAGGCGACCTTTTCCCACCCCTGCCCGCTTACGGAGCGCACCTCCGCATCCTCTCAGGGCGGCCGAATTATTCCCAGGCCTAACTGCGGCCTCCTCGGGGCCTGTTCGGCGCCGAGCGCCACGCCGGCCGGCCTAGCGCGGGAGGGCGCCCTACGGGACGCCGACCAGGCCACGAGCAAGTTACTGCGCGCGCACTAG